Proteins from a genomic interval of Papaver somniferum cultivar HN1 chromosome 4, ASM357369v1, whole genome shotgun sequence:
- the LOC113272536 gene encoding uncharacterized protein LOC113272536 yields MWRIYRFAMNKMCPSVQRLQFHLPKQNSVMLYEHQTFDEVLENERISKTMLTEYFVTNACDHMDRRWLYREFPEHYKWDKAIMKWQRRRTTQRVIGRVYFVPRIVDERFFLRLILMHIRGATSCEDFLTVDGRICQTFKSADNDNSLRACTAEVATNKMQSALRTLFGSILVFCNSVDTRKIWDEFFNYMVEDYASSSGTRSAYLSNHLLREMGQMFHQHGKRLKDYDIPAFVGILDDNLQVSDLIEEEVSIPIPKKI; encoded by the coding sequence ATGTGGAGAATATACAGGTTTGCGATGAATAAGATGTGTCCATCAGTTCAACGATTACAGTTCCATCTTCCCAAGCAAAATAGTGTCATGTTATATGAGCATCAAACATTCGATGAGGTCTTGGAAAATGAAAGGATTTCCAAAACGATGTTGACCGAGTATTTTGTTACAAATGCATGTGATCATATGGATAGGCGATGGTTGTATCGGGAGTTTCCTGAACACTACAAATGGGATAAAGCAATTATGAAATGgcagagaagaagaacaacacAGAGGGTCATTGGTAGGGTATATTTTGTACCCCGTATTGTAGATGAAAGGTTTTTTCTGAGGCTTATACTCATGCATATTAGGGGTGCCACTTCATGCGAAGATTTTTTGACAGTTGACGGAAGAATATGTCAGACATTTAAAAGTGCAGATAATGATAACAGTTTGAGGGCATGTACGGCCGAAGTAGCAACAAACAAAATGCAATCtgctttgagaactctttttggTAGCATACTGGTTTTTTGCAACTCAGTGGACACCAGAAAGATCTGGGACGAATTCTTCAACTACATGGTTGAAGATTATGCAAGTTCAAGTGGTACAAGATCCGCATACTTATCAAACCATCTTCTCAGAGAGATGGGTCAAATGTTTCATCAACATGGCAAGCGACTAAAAGATTATGATATTCCGGCATTTGTCGGCATATTAGACGATAATTTACAGGTATCTGATCTGATCGAAGAGGAGGTATCCATTCCAATTCCGAAAAAGATATGA
- the LOC113272537 gene encoding uncharacterized protein LOC113272537: MSVAKLNEDQSKAYDAIMGVVRRKESRVFFVDGPRGTRKTFLYRAILSTVRRNSGITITTATYGVAATMLPGGRTAHSRFKLPFTPATTSTCDISKNDKLADLLLQATVIMWDEATMAHRYSVEAFNTIVRAITDNKKPFGGKIIIMRGDFLQVLPVVPKASRGKMVDSCLTR, translated from the coding sequence ATGAGTGTGGCTAAGTTGAATGAAGATCAGTCCAAGGCTTATGATGCAATTATGGGTGTCGTCCGAAGAAAAGAAAGTAGAGTCTTCTTTGTTGATGGTCCAAGAGGTACCAGGAAGACTTTTCTCTACCGTGCTATTTTGTCGACCGTTAGAAGAAATAGTGGTATTACCATAACAACAGCTACGTATGGAGTTGCGGCTACTATGTTACCTGGTGGAAGAACCGCACACTCGAGATTCAAGCTTCCATTTACCCCAGCAACAACTTCTACATGTGACATCTCTAAAAATGACAAGTTGGCCGATCTTCTCCTTCAAGCTACTGTGATTATGTGGGATGAAGCTACCATGGCACATCGGTATTCTGTTGAGGCATTCAATACGATTGTGAGAGCTATAACGGATAACAAGAAGCCGTTTGGTGGTAAGATTATTATTATGAGAGGTGATTTCCTCCAGGTTCTTCCCGTTGTACCAAAAGCTTCAAGGGGGAAAATGGTTGATTCATGTCTTACCcgttga